GATGGGGAAGAGGAGATCAACTTGTAAAAGTCATAGTTCGGACACCCACGAAACTAACAGGTCGACAGAAAAAACTCCTGAATGAGTTAGCAAAAGAGATAGAAGACGAAGTCACTTTCAGATAGCGAGGTAGAAACAACAGTGCATATGTGCCAGTTTACTACGTAAAATGCGCACACACGTAAACCACACGCTTAAATCGTTGCAAACCTTAATAGAGAATTCTTTCAGTGACCTGAGATGATCTGATATTGACCAAGAAGAAAGAACTGATCTGGATAGCAAGAGAACTTTCACGATGCAGTGGGTGCAGAAAATGTGAAATTGCATGTTCGCTTTTTCATGAAAAACGAATATGGCCAGAAGCCGCAAGAATAAGAGTCTTCATGCTTATTCCCGGCGTCGAGTTTCCACATTTCTGTGCCCAATGCGAAGACTATCCATGTGTTGAAGCATGTCCGGTCGAAGCGCTGTCAGTAAGTGAGAAGACTGCCGCAGTCTTGGTCAACCCAAATAAGTGTACTGCCTGCGGGGAATGCATAGACGCTTGTCCGGGCAGGATACCTCACATGCATCCAACTGAAAAGCATGTTTTAATCTGCAACCTATGTAGGGGCAACCCTCAATGTGTTAAAGTTTGCAGAGAAGGGGGGTGGAATGTACTGCAAAAGGTCTCTCGAAAAAACCGCGCGTACCATCTCTACGCACGTAGACCAGAAGAAATGACACGAGACTTAGCTGCTAAGATGTATGGTGAAGAATCGGAGGAATTGATTTGACCTTTGGTTACGCAGGGAAATTCATCGAGATTGATCTTTCAACTGAGGATATCAAAGAGATAACATTTGACGAAAATGTTCTGAAAGAGTATATAGGCGGTAGAGGTCTAGCGACAAAAATTCTCTGGGACAGATTAGGTACTTCATGGGAAACAATAGATCCGTTAGGACCAAGAAACATTCTTCTGTTTTTGACTGGACCTTTGACAGGGTTCTTTCCAGGAGGAAGGATCTGTGT
This region of Candidatus Bathyarchaeota archaeon genomic DNA includes:
- a CDS encoding 4Fe-4S dicluster domain-containing protein, with product MTKKKELIWIARELSRCSGCRKCEIACSLFHEKRIWPEAARIRVFMLIPGVEFPHFCAQCEDYPCVEACPVEALSVSEKTAAVLVNPNKCTACGECIDACPGRIPHMHPTEKHVLICNLCRGNPQCVKVCREGGWNVLQKVSRKNRAYHLYARRPEEMTRDLAAKMYGEESEELI